One Cuculus canorus isolate bCucCan1 chromosome 1, bCucCan1.pri, whole genome shotgun sequence DNA segment encodes these proteins:
- the SLC26A3 gene encoding chloride anion exchanger codes for MVEPVGNHYVVARPVYSENLFNEEHEKLHRYHKTFWDHLKLYFRYSPQRAKKIALGLFPIISWLPAYRFREWILSDIVSGINTGLVAVLQGLAFALLVNVPPSYGLYAAFFPVLVYFIFGTSRHISVGPFPVLSLMVGGVVVRLVPDDISGNANSTNMSAINEERVMVAASVTFLSGVFQLLLGILQFGFIVIYLSQSLISGFTTAAAIHVLVSQLKFMLQLPVPGFNKPFGIIYTLESIFTQITKTNIADLITSLVVLVIVFVVKEINDRYKAKLPTPIPIELLVTVLAALISYYVNFEEKFNVAVVGKLEEGFHMPVAPDASILQKCIGDGISIAIVGFAVAFSVAKVYSIKHDYPLDSNQELIAFGLGNIVGGSFKGFASSTALSRSGVQESTGGKTQIAGIISAIIVLIVILAIGFLLAPLQKSVLASLALGNLKGMLMQFKEVGILWRKDKYDCVIWVVTFLAAVFLGLDIGLATAVAFQLLTVVFRSQIPSCTLLANVGRSNIYRNRKDYTDIYEPEGVKIFRCASPIFFANIEFFRDKLITAVGFNPLRVLRKRNKALRKIRKMLKKGELQVTPKGLICMANHTQESDEELDNDMIEELDQPTSMTDLPIHINWGTDLPAGITVPRVDIHSIILDFSSVSFLDFSATRVLQKTLKEFIRIDIDIYITGAHEGFLEKLVRSAFFDEEIKPSMFFLTIHDAVLHILLKKDIASSPKLKLTKEKGSSNSCIVIPSNGLCSQEHAISTETKF; via the exons ATGGTCGAACCTGTAGGCAACCACTATGTTGTAGCCAGACCTGTGTACTCAGAGAATTTGTTCAATGAAGAGCATGAGAAATTGCACAGATACCATAAAACCTTTTGGGATCACCTGAAACTATATTTTCG CTACTCCCCACAAAGGGCCAAAAAAATTGCCTTGGGTTTGTTTCCCATCATTTCGTGGCTGCCTGCGTACCGCTTTAGGGAGTGGATATTGAGTGACATAGTCTCCGGCATCAACACAGGGCTCGTGGCTGTCCTACAAG GTCTCGCCTTTGCTTTGCTGGTGAACGTCCCCCCCAGTTACGGACTCTATGCAGCGTTTTTTCCTGTCTTGGTCTATTTTATCTTTGGCACATCCAGACATATCTCAGTGG GTCCCTTCCCTGTCCTGAGCCTGATGGTGGGAGGAGTTGTTGTGAGGCTGGTCCCCGATGACATTTCTGGCAATGCCAATTCCACGAACATGTCTGCTATAAACGAAGAGAGGGTGATGGTGGCTGCATCTGTAACCTTCCTTTCTGGGGTTTTTCAG ttgCTTCTGGGAATTCTCCAGTTTGGATTCATCGTTATTTATCTATCACAATCATTGATCAGCGGTTTCACAACTGCTGCAGCTATCCATGTGTTGGTGTCTCAGCTGAAATTCATGCTTCAACTACCTGTCCCTGGATTTAATAAACCATTTGGCATCATCTAT ACTCTGGAGAGCATTTTCACCCAGATCACAAAAACAAACATCGCTGACCTCATCACATCCCTTGTTGTCTTGGTTATTGTGTTCGTGGTGAAAGAAATCAACGATCGATACAAAGCAAAGTTACCAACTCCCATCCCAATAGAACTCCTAGTG ACAGTCTTAGCAGCACTGATTTCCTATTACGttaactttgaagaaaaatttaatgTAGCTGTTGTTGGAAAACTAGAAGAAGG atttCACATGCCTGTTGCACCTGATGCAAGTATCCTCCAAAAGTGTATCGGTGACGGCATTTCCATTGCCATCGTTGGCTTCGCGGTAGCCTTCTCTGTGGCTAAAGTCTATTCCATCAAGCATGACTACCCACTAGACAGCAACCAG gaacTAATTGCTTTTGGGCTGGGTAATATAGTTGGTGGATCATTCAAAGGATTTGCCTCTAGTACTGCTCTGTCAAGATCGGGTGTGCAGGAGAGCACGGGAGGCAAAACGCAG ATTGCTGGTATTATCTCAGCTATCATCGTCTTGATCGTGATCTTGGCTATTGGGTTTCTCCTGGCACCATTACAGAAG TCAGTCCTTGCATCTTTGGCTCTTGGCAACTTGAAAGGAATGCTCATGCAATTCAAGGAAGTAGGCATCCTGTGGAGAAAGGACAAGTATGACTGT GTTATATGGGTAGTGACTTTCttagctgctgtttttcttggcCTGGATATTGGGCTAGCAACTGCCGTGGCATTCCAGCTGCTGACCGTGGTGTTCCGCTCCCAGAT TCCGAGCTGCACCCTTTTGGCTAATGTTGGGAGAAGTAACatctacagaaacagaaaggattACACTGAC ATCTATGAGCCAGAGGGAGTGAAGATTTTCAGATGCGCATCTCCTATCTTCTTTGCTAATATTGAATTCTTCAGAGATAAACTCATCACTGCT GTTGGCTTCAACCCACTGAGAGTCCTGAGGAAACGTAACAAAGCTCTGAGGAAGATCAGAAAGATGCTGAAGAAAGGAGAGCTGCAAGTGACACCC AAAGGCTTGATTTGCATGGCTAACCATACGCAGGAGTCAGATGAAGAATTAGACAATGATATGATAGAGGAGCTGGATCAGCCCACCAGCATGACAGACTTGCCCATTCACATCAACTGGGGCACTGACCTCCCCGCCGGCATCACTGTGCCCCGGGTTGACATCCACAGCATCATTCTGGATTTCTCATCAGTGTCCTTCCTCGACTTTTCTGCCACGAGGGTCCTCCAAAAG ACTTTGAAAGAATTTATCCGGATTGACATCGACATTTACATTACAGGAGCACATG AGGGCTTCCTGGAGAAACTTGTGAGAAGTGCGTTTTTTGATGAGGAGATTAAGCCATCCATGTTTTTCCTCACCATTCATGACGCAGTTCTACATATTTTGCTGAAGAAGGACATAGCCAGCTCCCCCAAATTAAAGCTCACTAAG GAGAAGGGTAGCAGCAACAGCTGTATCGTCATCCCCAGCAACGGACTGTGCAGCCAGGAGCACGCG atttcaacagaaacaaaattttag
- the CBLL1 gene encoding E3 ubiquitin-protein ligase Hakai isoform X3, with amino-acid sequence MNRMPSKTQAGDEEEFDYNEEERYECKGGEMFGNQRRFPGPIFWDYKINLLGEKDDTPVHFCDKCGLPIKMYGRMIPCKHVFCYDCAILHEKKGDKMCPGCNEPVQRIEQCVRGSLFMCSIVQGCKRTYLSQRDLQAHINHRHMRAGKPVTRPPIEPVHPPIAPPPAEIPERFIMPPEKHHMSHIPPKQHIMMPPPPLQHVPHEHYNPPHEDIRAPPAEMSMAPPPPRPVSQDTFRISTRKHSNLITVPIQDDSNSGAREPPPPAPAPAHHHPEYQGQPVVSHPHHIMPPQQHYAPPPPPPPPISHPLQHPPQAAGTPHMVYSQAPPPPMTSAPPPITPPPGHIIAQMPPYMNHPPPGPPPPQHGGPPVNVNAPPPHHYNPNSLPQFSEDQGTLSPPFTQPGGMSPGIWPAPRGPPPPPRMQGPPAQAPLPGPHHPDQARYRPYYQ; translated from the exons ATGAACAGGATGCCATCAAAGACGCAAGCTGGTGATGAAG AAGAATTTGATTATAATGAAGAGGAGCGATATGAATGCAAAGGAGGTGAAATGTTTGGCAATCAGAGGAGATTTCCTGGACCCATCTTCTGGGACTATAAG ATAAACTTGCTGGGGGAAAAGGATGATACACCAGTCCATTTCTGTGATAAATGTGGATTGCCCATCAAAATGTATGGACGCATG ATACCTTGCAAGCATGTTTTCTGCTATGACTGTGCTATACTACATGAGAAAAAGGGAGACAAGATGTGTCCAGG CTGTAATGAACCAGTGCAGCGAATTGAGCAGTGTGTCCGAGGGTCTCTCTTCATGTGTAGCATTGTTCAAGGGTGCAAGAGAACTTACCTGTCACAGAGGGACTTACAAGCTCACATCAACCACCGTCATATGAGAGCTGGAAAGCCTGTTACTCGTCCTCCGATTGAACCTGTGCATCCTCCTATTGCCCCACCGCCTGCTGAAATCCCTGAGCGTTTCATAATGCCACCTGAGAAACATCATATGAGCCACATTCCGCCAAAGCAGCACATCATGATGCCACCACCTCCTTTGCAGCATGTGCCACATGAGCATTATAATCCGCCACACGAAGACATCCGTGCGCCTCCTGCAGAGATGTCCATGGCTCCACCACCGCCTCgcccagtcagccaggacaCCTTCCGCATTTCCACGAGAAAACACAGCAACTTAATAACCGTCCCTATTCAGGATGATTCGAATTCAGGTGCTCGAGAACCACCTCCACCGGCCCCCGCACCTGCTCATCATCATCCTGAATACCAGGGCCAGCCAGTGGTATCGCACCCTCACCACATTATGCCTCCACAGCAACATTACGCGccacccccaccaccacctccaccaaTAAGCCATCCACTGCAACACCCTCCCCAGGCCGCAGGTACTCCGCACATGGTGTATAGCCAAGCTCCTCCACCACCAATGacctctgctcctcctccaaTAACCCCACCACCTGGACATATAATTGCCCAGATGCCACCATATATGAATCATCCTCCTCCGGGACCTCCCCCTCCTCAGCATGGAGGCCCCCCTGTAAATGTAAAtgctccccctccccatcactATAATCCTAACTCTTTGCCACAGTTCAGTGAAGATCAAGGAACGCTTAGTCCCCCTTTCACACAGCCTGGGGGAATGAGTCCAGGGATATGGCCCGCTCCGAGGGGGCCACCTCCACCTCCAAGAATGCAAGGGCCTCCTGCTCAGGCCCCGCTTCCTGGACCACACCACCCTGATCAAGCCAGATACAGACCCTATTACCAGTGA
- the CBLL1 gene encoding E3 ubiquitin-protein ligase Hakai isoform X2 has translation MDHNDNDLQGTNSSGSLGGLDVRRRIPIKLISKQTNKTKPAPRTPRSMNRMPSKTQAGDEEFDYNEEERYECKGGEMFGNQRRFPGPIFWDYKINLLGEKDDTPVHFCDKCGLPIKMYGRMIPCKHVFCYDCAILHEKKGDKMCPGCNEPVQRIEQCVRGSLFMCSIVQGCKRTYLSQRDLQAHINHRHMRAGKPVTRPPIEPVHPPIAPPPAEIPERFIMPPEKHHMSHIPPKQHIMMPPPPLQHVPHEHYNPPHEDIRAPPAEMSMAPPPPRPVSQDTFRISTRKHSNLITVPIQDDSNSGAREPPPPAPAPAHHHPEYQGQPVVSHPHHIMPPQQHYAPPPPPPPPISHPLQHPPQAAGTPHMVYSQAPPPPMTSAPPPITPPPGHIIAQMPPYMNHPPPGPPPPQHGGPPVNVNAPPPHHYNPNSLPQFSEDQGTLSPPFTQPGGMSPGIWPAPRGPPPPPRMQGPPAQAPLPGPHHPDQARYRPYYQ, from the exons ATGGACCACAatg ACAATGATTTGCAAGGAACAAATAGTTCAGGATCATTGGGTGGTCTTGACGTTCGTAGAAGAATCCCTATAAAACTTATCTCAAAACAGACCAATAAAACCAAACCTGCACCTCGAACTCCAAGGAGTATGAACAGGATGCCATCAAAGACGCAAGCTGGTGATGAAG AATTTGATTATAATGAAGAGGAGCGATATGAATGCAAAGGAGGTGAAATGTTTGGCAATCAGAGGAGATTTCCTGGACCCATCTTCTGGGACTATAAG ATAAACTTGCTGGGGGAAAAGGATGATACACCAGTCCATTTCTGTGATAAATGTGGATTGCCCATCAAAATGTATGGACGCATG ATACCTTGCAAGCATGTTTTCTGCTATGACTGTGCTATACTACATGAGAAAAAGGGAGACAAGATGTGTCCAGG CTGTAATGAACCAGTGCAGCGAATTGAGCAGTGTGTCCGAGGGTCTCTCTTCATGTGTAGCATTGTTCAAGGGTGCAAGAGAACTTACCTGTCACAGAGGGACTTACAAGCTCACATCAACCACCGTCATATGAGAGCTGGAAAGCCTGTTACTCGTCCTCCGATTGAACCTGTGCATCCTCCTATTGCCCCACCGCCTGCTGAAATCCCTGAGCGTTTCATAATGCCACCTGAGAAACATCATATGAGCCACATTCCGCCAAAGCAGCACATCATGATGCCACCACCTCCTTTGCAGCATGTGCCACATGAGCATTATAATCCGCCACACGAAGACATCCGTGCGCCTCCTGCAGAGATGTCCATGGCTCCACCACCGCCTCgcccagtcagccaggacaCCTTCCGCATTTCCACGAGAAAACACAGCAACTTAATAACCGTCCCTATTCAGGATGATTCGAATTCAGGTGCTCGAGAACCACCTCCACCGGCCCCCGCACCTGCTCATCATCATCCTGAATACCAGGGCCAGCCAGTGGTATCGCACCCTCACCACATTATGCCTCCACAGCAACATTACGCGccacccccaccaccacctccaccaaTAAGCCATCCACTGCAACACCCTCCCCAGGCCGCAGGTACTCCGCACATGGTGTATAGCCAAGCTCCTCCACCACCAATGacctctgctcctcctccaaTAACCCCACCACCTGGACATATAATTGCCCAGATGCCACCATATATGAATCATCCTCCTCCGGGACCTCCCCCTCCTCAGCATGGAGGCCCCCCTGTAAATGTAAAtgctccccctccccatcactATAATCCTAACTCTTTGCCACAGTTCAGTGAAGATCAAGGAACGCTTAGTCCCCCTTTCACACAGCCTGGGGGAATGAGTCCAGGGATATGGCCCGCTCCGAGGGGGCCACCTCCACCTCCAAGAATGCAAGGGCCTCCTGCTCAGGCCCCGCTTCCTGGACCACACCACCCTGATCAAGCCAGATACAGACCCTATTACCAGTGA
- the CBLL1 gene encoding E3 ubiquitin-protein ligase Hakai isoform X1: MDHNDNDLQGTNSSGSLGGLDVRRRIPIKLISKQTNKTKPAPRTPRSMNRMPSKTQAGDEEEFDYNEEERYECKGGEMFGNQRRFPGPIFWDYKINLLGEKDDTPVHFCDKCGLPIKMYGRMIPCKHVFCYDCAILHEKKGDKMCPGCNEPVQRIEQCVRGSLFMCSIVQGCKRTYLSQRDLQAHINHRHMRAGKPVTRPPIEPVHPPIAPPPAEIPERFIMPPEKHHMSHIPPKQHIMMPPPPLQHVPHEHYNPPHEDIRAPPAEMSMAPPPPRPVSQDTFRISTRKHSNLITVPIQDDSNSGAREPPPPAPAPAHHHPEYQGQPVVSHPHHIMPPQQHYAPPPPPPPPISHPLQHPPQAAGTPHMVYSQAPPPPMTSAPPPITPPPGHIIAQMPPYMNHPPPGPPPPQHGGPPVNVNAPPPHHYNPNSLPQFSEDQGTLSPPFTQPGGMSPGIWPAPRGPPPPPRMQGPPAQAPLPGPHHPDQARYRPYYQ; encoded by the exons ATGGACCACAatg ACAATGATTTGCAAGGAACAAATAGTTCAGGATCATTGGGTGGTCTTGACGTTCGTAGAAGAATCCCTATAAAACTTATCTCAAAACAGACCAATAAAACCAAACCTGCACCTCGAACTCCAAGGAGTATGAACAGGATGCCATCAAAGACGCAAGCTGGTGATGAAG AAGAATTTGATTATAATGAAGAGGAGCGATATGAATGCAAAGGAGGTGAAATGTTTGGCAATCAGAGGAGATTTCCTGGACCCATCTTCTGGGACTATAAG ATAAACTTGCTGGGGGAAAAGGATGATACACCAGTCCATTTCTGTGATAAATGTGGATTGCCCATCAAAATGTATGGACGCATG ATACCTTGCAAGCATGTTTTCTGCTATGACTGTGCTATACTACATGAGAAAAAGGGAGACAAGATGTGTCCAGG CTGTAATGAACCAGTGCAGCGAATTGAGCAGTGTGTCCGAGGGTCTCTCTTCATGTGTAGCATTGTTCAAGGGTGCAAGAGAACTTACCTGTCACAGAGGGACTTACAAGCTCACATCAACCACCGTCATATGAGAGCTGGAAAGCCTGTTACTCGTCCTCCGATTGAACCTGTGCATCCTCCTATTGCCCCACCGCCTGCTGAAATCCCTGAGCGTTTCATAATGCCACCTGAGAAACATCATATGAGCCACATTCCGCCAAAGCAGCACATCATGATGCCACCACCTCCTTTGCAGCATGTGCCACATGAGCATTATAATCCGCCACACGAAGACATCCGTGCGCCTCCTGCAGAGATGTCCATGGCTCCACCACCGCCTCgcccagtcagccaggacaCCTTCCGCATTTCCACGAGAAAACACAGCAACTTAATAACCGTCCCTATTCAGGATGATTCGAATTCAGGTGCTCGAGAACCACCTCCACCGGCCCCCGCACCTGCTCATCATCATCCTGAATACCAGGGCCAGCCAGTGGTATCGCACCCTCACCACATTATGCCTCCACAGCAACATTACGCGccacccccaccaccacctccaccaaTAAGCCATCCACTGCAACACCCTCCCCAGGCCGCAGGTACTCCGCACATGGTGTATAGCCAAGCTCCTCCACCACCAATGacctctgctcctcctccaaTAACCCCACCACCTGGACATATAATTGCCCAGATGCCACCATATATGAATCATCCTCCTCCGGGACCTCCCCCTCCTCAGCATGGAGGCCCCCCTGTAAATGTAAAtgctccccctccccatcactATAATCCTAACTCTTTGCCACAGTTCAGTGAAGATCAAGGAACGCTTAGTCCCCCTTTCACACAGCCTGGGGGAATGAGTCCAGGGATATGGCCCGCTCCGAGGGGGCCACCTCCACCTCCAAGAATGCAAGGGCCTCCTGCTCAGGCCCCGCTTCCTGGACCACACCACCCTGATCAAGCCAGATACAGACCCTATTACCAGTGA